A single genomic interval of Pirellulales bacterium harbors:
- the gcvPB gene encoding aminomethyl-transferring glycine dehydrogenase subunit GcvPB yields the protein MRNTRSTQLLFELSRSGRRSARIPSDEVSTAPVESLLPTSALATAPPPLPELAEPDIVRHYANLSTLNMSVDTHFYPLGSCTMKYNPKRNERIASLPGIANLHPYQPEETLQGLLAMLHELQEMLAEIAGLDAVSLQPAAGAHGELTALMVAAAHFRARGEKRTKVLAPDSAHGTNPASAAMAGFDAVTVHSNEDGSVDLDDLRKKLDRETAVFMITNPSTFGLFERNVKQIAEMVHERGALIYLDGANMNAILGITRPGDFGADMMHFNPHKTFSGPHGGGGPGAGPIAVRKFLEPYLPLPVVERSGEEYRLVWNRPQSIGRVRSFFGQVGVLVRAYCYIRTHGAQGLKEVSENAVLNANYLLSRVKHILPVPQGNRCLHEFVATAGKLKADRGVSAMDLAKRLLDYGYHSPTVYFPLTVRESMMIEPTETESKETLDAFAETLFRITEESPELLHEAPHTTTISRPDEVQAARKPIVRWTPA from the coding sequence ATGCGAAACACCCGCTCCACGCAACTGCTGTTTGAATTGTCGCGTTCGGGCCGTCGATCGGCGCGAATCCCCAGCGATGAGGTCTCGACCGCGCCGGTCGAGTCGCTCCTGCCAACCAGTGCGCTTGCGACCGCTCCGCCGCCTCTGCCAGAGCTGGCCGAGCCTGACATTGTGCGCCACTATGCCAATCTTTCGACCTTGAATATGTCGGTCGATACGCATTTCTATCCGCTCGGTTCCTGCACGATGAAGTACAACCCCAAGCGGAACGAACGAATTGCGTCGCTGCCAGGCATCGCCAATTTGCACCCCTATCAACCCGAGGAAACGTTGCAGGGGTTGCTCGCGATGCTGCATGAATTGCAGGAAATGCTCGCCGAGATTGCGGGGCTAGACGCCGTTTCGCTCCAGCCGGCCGCCGGAGCGCACGGCGAATTGACCGCGCTGATGGTCGCCGCGGCCCATTTTCGCGCGCGGGGGGAAAAGCGGACCAAAGTGCTCGCGCCCGACAGCGCGCACGGCACGAACCCGGCAAGCGCCGCGATGGCCGGCTTCGACGCGGTCACCGTTCACAGCAACGAAGACGGCTCGGTCGATCTCGACGACTTGCGAAAAAAACTCGACCGCGAGACCGCCGTATTCATGATCACGAACCCCAGCACATTCGGCTTGTTTGAAAGGAACGTCAAGCAGATCGCCGAGATGGTTCACGAACGAGGCGCGCTGATTTATCTCGATGGCGCCAACATGAATGCGATCCTCGGCATCACTCGCCCCGGAGATTTTGGGGCCGACATGATGCATTTCAACCCGCACAAAACCTTCAGCGGCCCACACGGCGGCGGCGGGCCTGGCGCTGGGCCGATTGCGGTGCGGAAGTTCCTCGAACCCTATTTACCGTTGCCGGTCGTCGAGCGCAGCGGCGAAGAATATCGCCTCGTCTGGAATCGCCCGCAGTCAATCGGTCGCGTCCGCAGCTTTTTTGGCCAAGTCGGCGTGCTGGTGCGAGCCTACTGCTACATTCGAACGCACGGAGCGCAAGGCCTGAAGGAAGTTTCCGAAAATGCCGTGCTCAACGCGAACTACCTGCTCAGCCGCGTGAAACACATTTTGCCAGTGCCGCAGGGAAATCGCTGCTTGCACGAATTTGTCGCGACGGCCGGCAAGCTCAAAGCCGATCGCGGCGTGTCGGCGATGGACCTGGCCAAACGGCTCTTGGACTATGGCTATCACTCTCCCACGGTCTATTTCCCGCTCACGGTGCGGGAGTCGATGATGATCGAGCCGACGGAAACCGAGAGCAAAGAAACGCTCGATGCGTTCGCGGAAACGTTGTTCCGCATCACCGAAGAGTCGCCGGAACTGCTGCACGAAGCTCCGCACACGACCACGATCAGCCGGCCCGACGAAGTGCAAGCCGCGCGCAAACCGATCGTCCGCTGGACGCCGGCGTAA
- the gcvH gene encoding glycine cleavage system protein GcvH, which produces MTVNPEKLLFAKTHEWVGVEPAAGGKVATVGVSAFAVEALTDLVFMQLPQVGQKLKAGEALGEIESVKAVSDLYSPVDGEVIEVNSALPNHLETLSSDPYGAGWLVKIKLTDETALKNLVDYAAYQKMCAEESH; this is translated from the coding sequence ATCACTGTGAATCCGGAAAAACTATTGTTTGCCAAAACCCATGAATGGGTCGGCGTCGAGCCGGCGGCGGGTGGCAAAGTTGCCACCGTGGGAGTTTCTGCGTTTGCCGTCGAGGCGCTGACGGACTTGGTGTTCATGCAATTGCCCCAGGTCGGTCAGAAGCTAAAGGCCGGCGAAGCGTTGGGCGAAATCGAATCGGTCAAGGCGGTGAGCGATTTGTATAGCCCGGTTGATGGCGAGGTGATTGAAGTGAATTCGGCATTGCCCAATCATCTCGAAACGCTGAGCTCCGATCCATACGGCGCAGGTTGGCTCGTGAAGATCAAGCTGACCGACGAAACGGCGCTGAAAAACCTGGTGGATTACGCCGCGTATCAAAAGATGTGCGCGGAAGAATCGCACTAG
- the gcvPA gene encoding aminomethyl-transferring glycine dehydrogenase subunit GcvPA, with product MPYILNTPADQKAMLEAIGVGLIDDLFAQIPSELRLNRPLNLPPALTELELTAHMERLAAQNAACGEKVCFLGGGSYDHFVPAVVDDVAGRGEFYTSYTPYQAEVSQGNLQVFFEYQTMITQLTGMDVSNASLYDGGSAATEAVLMCMSASNKQGRVVTAASVHPEYRQILETYFAHLGTTLVTVGTPQGSVDPEELAQSLTDDTACVLIQHPNFFGCLEDVEKIAQAAHERGVLVVVSVDPISLGLLKRPGDYGADIVVAEGQSLGTPMLYGGPYLGIIACREQFVRRMPGRIAGQTVDRRGKRCFVLTLQTREQHIRREKATSNICTNQGLFALRASVYLAAMGPQGMREVATACLRKSRYALDKLTSGERFSKKFERPTFKEFVVRDSAGNVSELVAEALDRGYFAGVPLGKWYPELDDCLLVCVTEKRTKDQIHGLAKVMADGRKQKADGRKRSAQPATAP from the coding sequence ATGCCCTACATCCTCAATACTCCCGCCGATCAAAAAGCGATGCTCGAAGCGATCGGCGTCGGCTTGATCGACGATCTCTTCGCGCAGATTCCTTCTGAACTGCGACTCAATCGGCCGCTGAATCTGCCCCCTGCGCTGACCGAGTTGGAATTGACCGCGCACATGGAGCGACTGGCCGCGCAAAACGCAGCCTGTGGCGAGAAAGTGTGTTTTCTCGGCGGCGGCAGCTACGACCATTTCGTGCCGGCGGTCGTCGATGATGTCGCCGGCCGCGGCGAGTTCTACACGTCGTACACCCCCTATCAGGCCGAGGTGAGCCAAGGCAACTTGCAGGTGTTCTTCGAATATCAAACGATGATCACTCAGCTTACGGGCATGGATGTCTCCAACGCCAGCTTGTACGACGGCGGCAGCGCGGCGACCGAAGCGGTATTGATGTGCATGAGCGCCAGCAACAAGCAAGGCCGTGTGGTGACGGCGGCCAGTGTGCATCCGGAATATCGCCAAATTCTGGAAACATATTTTGCCCATCTTGGCACGACGTTGGTCACCGTCGGCACGCCGCAAGGGTCCGTCGACCCCGAGGAACTTGCCCAATCGCTCACCGACGACACGGCCTGTGTGTTGATTCAACATCCGAATTTCTTCGGCTGTCTCGAAGACGTGGAGAAAATCGCCCAGGCCGCCCACGAGCGCGGCGTGTTGGTCGTGGTATCGGTCGATCCGATCAGCTTGGGCCTATTGAAGCGCCCCGGAGACTACGGCGCGGATATCGTCGTGGCCGAAGGGCAATCGCTCGGCACGCCGATGCTCTACGGCGGGCCTTATTTGGGCATCATCGCCTGCCGCGAGCAATTTGTGCGGCGGATGCCTGGTCGTATCGCTGGCCAAACGGTCGACCGTCGCGGCAAGCGCTGCTTCGTGCTGACGCTGCAAACCCGCGAGCAGCACATCCGCCGCGAGAAGGCCACGAGCAACATTTGCACGAATCAAGGTTTGTTCGCCTTGCGGGCGAGTGTCTATCTGGCGGCCATGGGACCGCAAGGAATGCGCGAAGTGGCAACCGCTTGCTTGCGGAAGTCGCGCTATGCGCTCGACAAGCTCACGAGCGGCGAACGCTTCAGCAAAAAATTCGAGCGGCCCACGTTCAAGGAATTCGTCGTCCGCGATTCGGCCGGTAATGTTTCAGAACTGGTCGCGGAAGCTCTCGACCGCGGCTACTTCGCCGGCGTTCCGCTGGGCAAGTGGTATCCAGAGCTGGACGACTGCCTGCTCGTCTGCGTAACCGAGAAGCGAACGAAGGACCAAATTCACGGCCTCGCCAAGGTGATGGCTGACGGTCGAAAACAAAAAGCGGACGGCAGAAAGCGCTCCGCCCAACCTGCGACTGCCCCGTAG
- the gcvT gene encoding glycine cleavage system aminomethyltransferase GcvT: protein MTSTLAKTPLHDWHASHGGRLVDFAGWSMPVQYGSIVAEHNATRTAAGLFDVSHMGRLKFSGDGAAAFLDSLVTRRITDMEPGQVRYGLVTNERAGILDDVLVYRIAQTDGTEYYLMVVNASNRAKIIVWINSKLGDHANVRFADITTDTAMIAVQGPLALELVDLRIDCELEEMKYYHASEALVGDQLAIVSRTGYTGEDGCELMIPARIAAETWEGILKDGQQRGAMAAGLGARDTLRLEAAMPLYGHELNDETNPLEAGLNFAVNLDNRTFPGSGVLSAVKRDGVKRTRVGLELTGKRVPREHYGIFAGEQSIGEITSGTFSPTLQKPIAMGYVPPNYAKVGTELSIDLRGAKEPATIVKLPFYKRKS from the coding sequence ATGACCTCCACCCTCGCGAAAACGCCGCTGCACGATTGGCATGCTTCGCACGGCGGCCGGCTGGTCGATTTTGCCGGCTGGTCGATGCCGGTGCAGTACGGTTCGATTGTGGCGGAGCACAACGCGACTCGGACAGCGGCCGGGCTGTTCGACGTTTCGCACATGGGGCGGCTGAAATTCTCCGGCGACGGCGCGGCCGCGTTTCTCGATAGCCTAGTTACCCGCCGCATCACCGACATGGAGCCTGGCCAGGTTCGTTACGGCTTGGTGACGAACGAGCGGGCGGGCATTTTGGACGACGTGCTAGTGTATCGGATCGCGCAGACCGACGGCACCGAATATTACCTGATGGTGGTGAATGCCAGTAATCGAGCGAAGATCATCGTCTGGATCAACAGCAAACTCGGCGACCATGCCAACGTGCGGTTCGCCGACATCACGACCGACACGGCGATGATCGCCGTCCAAGGTCCATTGGCGCTGGAACTGGTCGATTTGCGCATCGATTGTGAACTGGAGGAGATGAAGTACTATCACGCCTCCGAAGCGCTCGTCGGCGATCAACTGGCCATTGTCAGCCGCACGGGATATACCGGTGAAGACGGCTGCGAACTAATGATTCCGGCTAGAATTGCCGCCGAAACTTGGGAAGGAATTTTGAAAGACGGACAGCAACGCGGCGCGATGGCCGCCGGCTTGGGGGCTCGCGACACACTGCGTCTGGAAGCGGCGATGCCGCTGTATGGCCACGAATTGAATGACGAGACCAATCCGCTCGAAGCCGGCTTGAATTTCGCCGTCAACCTGGACAACCGCACGTTCCCCGGCAGCGGTGTGCTGTCGGCGGTGAAGCGCGATGGCGTGAAGCGAACGCGCGTTGGTCTGGAGTTAACCGGCAAGCGCGTGCCGCGCGAGCATTACGGCATTTTTGCCGGCGAGCAGTCGATCGGCGAAATCACCAGCGGCACTTTCTCACCGACGCTGCAAAAGCCGATCGCGATGGGCTACGTGCCGCCGAACTACGCGAAGGTGGGAACCGAGCTATCGATCGACCTGCGCGGGGCGAAAGAACCGGCGACGATCGTCAAGCTGCCGTTTTACAAGCGAAAGAGTTGA